A window of the Verminephrobacter eiseniae EF01-2 genome harbors these coding sequences:
- a CDS encoding glycosyltransferase family protein, producing the protein MGSTAGIPLWAGEGVKTCFSPLPGDLVVSVVSHGHGPLVQRLLDDLARLSSATVRRVVLTLNLPEAPPLPPAGGWPFALQIRGNARPVGFGTNHNRALAGATEPCVCVLNPDITLACGDPFAALVQLAAAPGIGCAYPVQIDAQGRRQDSERALPTPRALWRRRARRLPETRLDWVNAACLVLPQPVWQSLNGFDEGYFMYCEDVDLCLRLRLAGFRLARAPAQLVHAGQRASGRRLNHLCWHLQSLWRLWNSPVYRQAQRLLASDRAITDRIDVP; encoded by the coding sequence ATGGGTAGCACCGCAGGAATCCCCCTTTGGGCGGGGGAGGGTGTCAAGACCTGCTTTTCTCCTTTGCCGGGCGACTTGGTGGTCTCGGTGGTCAGCCATGGCCACGGGCCGCTGGTGCAGCGTCTGCTGGACGACTTGGCGCGGCTGAGCAGCGCCACGGTGCGGCGTGTGGTGCTGACGCTGAATTTGCCCGAGGCGCCGCCCTTGCCGCCCGCCGGTGGCTGGCCTTTTGCGCTGCAGATTCGCGGCAATGCCCGGCCTGTGGGCTTTGGCACAAACCACAATCGGGCGCTGGCCGGAGCGACCGAGCCTTGCGTCTGTGTGCTGAACCCGGATATCACGCTGGCCTGCGGCGACCCCTTTGCCGCGCTGGTGCAACTGGCAGCGGCGCCGGGCATTGGCTGTGCCTACCCGGTGCAGATCGATGCCCAGGGCCGCCGGCAAGACAGTGAACGTGCATTGCCCACGCCCCGTGCCTTATGGCGCCGCCGCGCCCGCAGGTTGCCTGAAACAAGGCTGGATTGGGTCAACGCCGCCTGCTTGGTGCTGCCGCAGCCGGTGTGGCAGTCGCTCAACGGGTTTGACGAGGGCTACTTCATGTACTGCGAAGATGTGGACCTGTGCCTGCGTCTGCGCCTGGCCGGTTTCAGGCTGGCACGCGCGCCGGCGCAACTGGTGCATGCGGGCCAGCGGGCCAGCGGGCGGCGCCTGAACCATCTGTGCTGGCATCTGCAAAGCCTCTGGCGGCTCTGGAACTCGCCCGTCTACAGGCAGGCGCAACGGCTGCTTGCATCTGACCGGGCCATCACTGATAGGATCGATGTCCCATGA
- a CDS encoding aminotransferase class III-fold pyridoxal phosphate-dependent enzyme: MNLFGHNHPHVKAALAEQLAPLDHVMLAGFTHAPVAQLSERLGALTGLGHAFYGSDGAAATESGLKMSAHHWRNIGRPAKSRLSV, encoded by the coding sequence GTGAATCTGTTCGGCCACAACCACCCCCATGTCAAGGCCGCACTGGCCGAGCAGTTGGCGCCACTCGACCATGTGATGCTCGCCGGCTTCACACATGCGCCGGTGGCGCAGTTGTCGGAGCGCCTGGGCGCGCTCACGGGTCTGGGCCATGCGTTCTACGGCAGTGATGGCGCTGCGGCCACCGAGAGCGGGCTGAAAATGAGCGCGCATCACTGGCGCAACATCGGCCGCCCGGCCAAGAGCCGCTTGTCGGTCTGA
- a CDS encoding glycosyltransferase family 4 protein — MILLSVVGFLVAALVAGLIVRWGRKHAARYGNAMPQRFHLGDIPRIGGAALLIGMAMSWGLGMWQSSQGDPGSLRLDTWVGGWLLVLLPAALGGIAEDMTQRLSVRYRLILTGTSGALAVLLLDLTLPRLGWPWLDALLASAPWLGVVIVVLAIAGLPHAFNIIDGYNGLAGMVALIVCLALAHVAMQVGDRALAALLMSTAAATGGFLIWNYPHGMLFAGDGGAYVWGVAIALASISLVQRNADVSPWFPMLLLIYPVWETIFSIYRKAVRGISPGVADALHFHQLIYRRIVRGVFHDDESRRVLMRNNRTSPYLWGFTLLTVMPAVLFWNNTPGLMVFCGLFVISYVLAYLAIVRFKVPRWLRR; from the coding sequence ATGATCTTGTTGTCTGTGGTGGGTTTTCTGGTGGCGGCGCTGGTTGCGGGGCTCATCGTGCGATGGGGGCGCAAACATGCGGCGCGCTACGGCAATGCGATGCCGCAGCGCTTTCATCTGGGCGACATCCCCCGCATCGGCGGGGCCGCATTGCTGATCGGCATGGCCATGAGTTGGGGGCTGGGGATGTGGCAGTCCTCCCAGGGTGATCCCGGCTCGCTGCGCTTGGACACCTGGGTGGGTGGCTGGCTGCTGGTCTTGCTGCCCGCTGCGCTGGGGGGTATTGCCGAGGACATGACGCAGCGCCTGTCGGTGCGCTATCGGCTGATCCTGACCGGCACGTCCGGCGCGTTGGCGGTGCTGCTGCTCGATCTCACCTTGCCCCGTCTGGGCTGGCCCTGGCTGGATGCGTTGCTGGCCTCCGCCCCATGGCTGGGCGTTGTCATCGTGGTGCTGGCCATCGCCGGCCTGCCACATGCGTTCAACATCATCGACGGCTACAACGGCTTGGCGGGCATGGTCGCCCTGATCGTCTGTCTGGCCCTGGCCCATGTGGCCATGCAGGTGGGCGACCGCGCGCTGGCCGCGCTGCTGATGTCCACCGCCGCCGCCACCGGGGGGTTTCTGATCTGGAACTATCCGCATGGCATGCTGTTTGCCGGCGATGGTGGCGCCTATGTCTGGGGCGTGGCGATTGCCCTGGCCAGCATCTCGCTGGTGCAGCGCAATGCCGATGTGTCGCCATGGTTCCCGATGCTGCTGTTGATTTATCCGGTCTGGGAGACGATTTTCTCGATCTACAGGAAGGCCGTTCGCGGCATCTCGCCCGGCGTGGCCGACGCGCTGCATTTTCATCAGCTGATCTACCGCCGCATCGTGCGCGGCGTGTTCCACGATGACGAGTCACGCCGGGTGCTGATGCGCAACAACCGCACCTCGCCCTATCTGTGGGGCTTTACGCTGCTCACCGTGATGCCCGCAGTGCTGTTTTGGAACAACACCCCGGGGTTGATGGTGTTTTGCGGCTTGTTCGTGATCAGCTATGTGCTGGCCTACCTGGCCATCGTGCGCTTCAAGGTGCCGCGCTGGTTGCGCCGCTGA
- the argB gene encoding acetylglutamate kinase, whose translation MTDPLSIAPRDQAEILARALPYIRRFHGKTMVIKYGGNAMTDPALQADFAEDVVLLKLVGMNPVVVHGGGPQIETALNRLGKKGVFIQGMRVTDAETMEVVEWVLAGQVQQDIVGLINQAGGKAVGLTGRDGAMIRAQKLKMVDSKDSSIEHDIGQVGDIVSIDPSVVKALQDDAFIPVISPIGFGENNESYNINADVVASKLATVLQAQKLVLLTNTPGVLDKKGNLLTDLTAREIDALFADGTISGGMLPKIAGALDAAKAGVHAVHIIDGRVPHAMLLEILTDQAFGTMIRSH comes from the coding sequence ATGACCGACCCTCTTTCGATTGCCCCGCGCGACCAGGCTGAAATCCTGGCCCGGGCGTTGCCCTATATCCGCAGGTTCCATGGCAAGACCATGGTCATCAAGTACGGTGGCAACGCGATGACCGACCCGGCGTTGCAGGCCGACTTTGCAGAAGATGTGGTGCTGCTCAAACTGGTCGGCATGAACCCGGTGGTGGTGCATGGCGGGGGGCCCCAGATCGAGACGGCATTGAATCGCCTGGGCAAAAAGGGCGTGTTCATCCAGGGCATGCGCGTGACCGACGCCGAGACCATGGAGGTGGTCGAGTGGGTGCTCGCCGGCCAGGTGCAGCAAGACATCGTGGGCCTGATCAACCAGGCCGGCGGCAAGGCCGTGGGGCTGACCGGGCGCGACGGCGCGATGATACGCGCGCAAAAGCTCAAGATGGTCGACAGCAAGGATTCCAGCATCGAACATGACATCGGCCAAGTGGGCGACATCGTGTCCATAGACCCCAGCGTGGTCAAGGCGCTGCAGGACGATGCCTTCATCCCGGTCATCAGCCCCATCGGCTTTGGCGAGAACAACGAGAGCTACAACATCAATGCCGACGTGGTGGCCAGCAAACTGGCCACCGTGCTGCAGGCGCAAAAACTGGTGCTGCTGACCAACACGCCGGGCGTGCTGGACAAGAAGGGGAATCTGCTGACCGATCTGACGGCCCGCGAGATCGATGCGCTGTTCGCCGACGGCACGATTTCCGGCGGCATGTTGCCCAAGATAGCTGGCGCACTCGATGCCGCCAAGGCGGGCGTGCATGCCGTGCACATCATCGATGGCCGGGTGCCGCATGCGATGCTGCTCGAAATCCTGACCGACCAAGCCTTCGGCACCATGATCCGCAGCCATTGA
- a CDS encoding FMN-dependent NADH-azoreductase has translation MKLLHINASTRGENSESLKMANTFIAEVRNHTQLELDTFNLFDDKLPEFDGLAVGAKMALFSGSGFSSAQTKVWEEMKQIFDRFARADAYIFNTPLWNNGIPYKLKQFIDVVTQPGWAFGFDVEKGYSGLLHGKKALVIHASGVYHAAIAAGFGSDFSTPYVDDWLKFIGVQSVAHIHVAPTVVNTDFAKTKANAEIDARKVAREWASKA, from the coding sequence ATGAAATTACTGCATATCAACGCCTCGACACGCGGCGAAAACAGCGAATCCCTGAAAATGGCCAACACCTTCATTGCGGAGGTGCGCAACCATACGCAATTGGAGCTCGACACATTCAATCTGTTTGATGACAAACTGCCGGAATTCGACGGACTTGCCGTGGGCGCCAAGATGGCACTGTTCTCCGGCAGCGGCTTCAGTAGCGCACAAACAAAAGTCTGGGAAGAGATGAAACAAATTTTCGATCGCTTCGCCCGCGCAGACGCGTACATTTTCAACACCCCGCTATGGAACAACGGGATTCCGTATAAACTGAAACAGTTCATCGATGTCGTTACCCAACCCGGATGGGCATTTGGATTCGATGTCGAAAAAGGGTATTCGGGCTTGCTGCATGGGAAAAAAGCCCTCGTCATACACGCCAGCGGCGTGTACCACGCTGCAATAGCAGCGGGTTTCGGATCAGACTTTTCCACCCCTTATGTGGATGACTGGCTCAAATTCATCGGGGTTCAATCGGTCGCGCATATTCATGTCGCGCCAACCGTCGTGAATACCGACTTCGCCAAGACAAAAGCGAATGCGGAAATCGATGCGCGAAAAGTAGCCAGGGAATGGGCGTCCAAGGCGTAA
- the cas9 gene encoding type II CRISPR RNA-guided endonuclease Cas9 (Cas9, originally named Csn1, is the large, multifunctional signature protein of type II CRISPR/Cas systems. It is well known even to general audiences because its RNA-guided endonuclease activity has made it a popular tool for custom editing of eukaryotic genomes.) — translation MNKAVAYRLALDLGSTSLGWAIFRLNEAREPTAIIRAGVRIFSDGRNANSEPLAVHRRVARAMRRRRDRLLKRKKRMHDQLVQHGFFPAEVAERKELERLNPYQLRAKGLHEALTPGEFARALFHINQRRGFKSNRKTDRKDNDSGALKQAISELRKRIQDSDCATAGEWFWKERMQQKPEGVRGQWVRARYRKTPSTTDEGKKRIGYDLYVDRAMVEQEFDALWAAQAALQPGLFTEAARAELKDTLLYQRDLRPVKPGRCTLLPAEERAPLALPSTQRFRILQEVNNLRLLDEALREVPLNLAQRDAVVSALEGKKELSFAAIRKLLTLSGKFNLEDEKRAELKGNATSVILARKDLFGDAWAGFDAAVQDEIVWRLVSQESEGALIAWLQQHTGVDGVCAEAIVNTRLPDGYGRLSRKALERIVPALQREVCTYDKAVQAAGFAHHSDLGFDFDYAEDEVQQVGEHTIASTGEVQAQYAFKQLPYYGKALQRHVAFGSGDAKDHEEKCYGKIANPTVHIGLNQVRTVVNALIRRYGHPTEVVVELARDLKQSREQKQQTQREQADNQKRNEDIRKRIAPILETSPERVRDRDIKKWILWEELNKKDIADRHCPYSGERISATMLLSEAVEIEHILPFSRTLDDSLNNRTVAMRRANRIKGDRTPWEARADFEAQGWRYEAILQRAEGMPPRKRYRFAEDGYQRWLGKDRNFLARALNDTSYLSRLAANYLRLVCPQGVRVIPGQMTDKLRGKFGLNSVLGLDGKKNRNDHRHHAVDACVIGVTDQGLMQRFANASKQARENGLTRLVQDMLLPWWPSYYDHVERAVRHIRVSHRPDHGFEGAMMKGTAHGIREDGIREDGRIKQRPKAKGSADHKTITLIPIDEPRQLARHGVDAEGKPLPYKGYASGSNYCIEITKNGKGKWEGQVISTFDAYRIKAAADAAARAGQVISTVEADSIVRKSGWERLRGAQSQNGQPLVMRLVIGDSVRMEVDGRDEVMRVVKMSGKEMVFAPVREANVDKRNNMPDEQDPFTYTYKRADQLRKAKARQVTISPIGELRDPGFKG, via the coding sequence ATGAACAAGGCCGTCGCTTATCGCCTGGCGCTGGATCTGGGATCGACTTCGCTGGGATGGGCTATTTTTCGGCTGAATGAGGCGCGTGAGCCTACGGCCATCATCAGGGCGGGGGTTCGCATCTTCAGCGATGGTCGCAATGCCAACAGCGAGCCGCTGGCAGTCCACCGCCGCGTGGCCCGCGCCATGCGCCGGCGCCGGGACCGTTTGCTCAAGCGCAAAAAACGCATGCACGATCAACTGGTGCAGCATGGCTTTTTTCCTGCCGAGGTGGCCGAGCGCAAGGAACTGGAGCGGCTGAACCCCTACCAGTTGCGCGCCAAGGGCTTGCATGAGGCCCTGACCCCGGGCGAGTTTGCCCGGGCGCTGTTCCACATCAACCAGCGCCGGGGTTTCAAAAGCAACCGCAAGACCGATCGCAAGGACAATGACAGTGGCGCGCTCAAGCAAGCCATTAGCGAACTGCGCAAGCGCATCCAGGACAGCGACTGCGCCACGGCAGGCGAGTGGTTCTGGAAGGAGCGCATGCAGCAAAAGCCCGAGGGCGTGCGCGGCCAATGGGTGCGGGCACGCTACCGTAAAACGCCTTCCACCACTGACGAGGGTAAAAAGCGCATCGGCTATGACCTGTATGTGGACCGCGCCATGGTTGAACAGGAGTTTGATGCGCTGTGGGCCGCGCAAGCGGCGTTGCAGCCTGGCTTGTTCACCGAAGCGGCGCGTGCGGAATTGAAAGACACGCTGCTGTACCAACGCGATCTGCGCCCTGTCAAGCCTGGCCGCTGCACGCTGCTGCCTGCAGAAGAACGCGCCCCGCTGGCCTTGCCCAGCACGCAGCGCTTTCGCATCCTGCAAGAGGTGAACAATCTGCGTCTCCTGGACGAAGCACTGCGCGAAGTGCCACTGAACCTGGCGCAGCGTGATGCAGTGGTGAGCGCGCTGGAGGGCAAGAAAGAACTGAGCTTTGCGGCAATACGCAAGTTGCTCACGCTCTCGGGCAAGTTCAACCTGGAAGACGAAAAGCGCGCCGAACTCAAAGGCAACGCCACCAGCGTCATACTGGCCCGCAAGGACTTGTTTGGCGACGCTTGGGCGGGGTTTGACGCAGCCGTGCAAGACGAGATCGTTTGGCGACTGGTCAGTCAGGAGAGCGAGGGCGCCTTGATCGCCTGGTTGCAGCAACACACGGGGGTGGATGGGGTGTGCGCTGAGGCCATCGTCAACACCCGTTTGCCCGATGGCTATGGCCGCCTGAGCCGCAAGGCCTTGGAGCGCATCGTGCCTGCGTTGCAGCGCGAGGTTTGCACCTACGACAAGGCCGTGCAGGCAGCCGGTTTTGCGCACCATAGCGACCTGGGTTTTGACTTTGATTACGCCGAGGATGAGGTGCAGCAGGTGGGCGAACACACCATCGCATCAACTGGCGAGGTGCAAGCGCAGTACGCTTTCAAGCAACTGCCGTACTACGGCAAGGCCCTGCAGCGCCATGTGGCCTTTGGCAGTGGCGATGCCAAAGACCATGAGGAAAAGTGCTACGGCAAGATCGCCAACCCCACGGTACACATCGGGCTGAACCAGGTGCGCACCGTGGTCAATGCGCTGATCCGCCGCTATGGTCACCCCACCGAAGTGGTGGTGGAGCTGGCGCGTGACTTGAAGCAAAGTCGCGAGCAAAAGCAGCAGACGCAGCGCGAACAGGCTGACAACCAGAAGCGCAACGAGGACATTCGTAAGCGCATTGCTCCAATCCTGGAAACCAGTCCCGAGCGTGTGCGCGACCGTGATATCAAAAAATGGATCTTGTGGGAAGAACTGAACAAAAAGGATATCGCTGACCGTCACTGTCCCTACAGCGGCGAACGGATCAGCGCCACTATGCTACTTAGCGAAGCGGTGGAAATCGAGCATATCCTGCCGTTTTCGAGAACGCTGGACGACAGCCTGAACAACCGCACCGTGGCCATGCGCCGGGCCAATCGCATCAAGGGCGACCGCACCCCTTGGGAGGCGCGGGCTGACTTTGAAGCCCAGGGTTGGCGCTATGAAGCCATCTTGCAACGCGCCGAGGGCATGCCGCCGCGCAAGCGCTACCGATTTGCGGAAGATGGCTACCAGCGCTGGTTGGGCAAGGACCGGAACTTTCTGGCCCGTGCGCTCAATGACACGAGCTACCTCTCGCGGCTGGCTGCCAACTATTTGCGGCTGGTGTGTCCGCAAGGGGTGCGGGTGATTCCGGGGCAGATGACGGACAAGCTGCGCGGCAAGTTCGGGTTGAACTCTGTGCTGGGTTTGGACGGCAAAAAAAACCGCAACGACCACCGCCATCATGCGGTCGATGCCTGCGTGATCGGCGTGACCGACCAGGGCCTGATGCAGCGCTTTGCCAACGCCAGCAAACAAGCCCGTGAAAATGGCTTGACCCGGCTGGTGCAAGACATGCTCTTGCCTTGGTGGCCCAGCTACTACGACCATGTGGAGCGTGCAGTGCGCCATATCCGGGTCAGTCACCGGCCAGACCATGGCTTTGAGGGGGCGATGATGAAAGGGACCGCCCACGGCATTCGCGAGGACGGCATCCGCGAGGACGGCAGAATCAAGCAACGCCCCAAGGCCAAAGGTAGCGCGGACCACAAGACCATCACCCTCATTCCTATTGACGAGCCTCGCCAACTCGCCCGCCATGGCGTGGATGCAGAAGGCAAGCCCCTGCCGTACAAGGGCTATGCGAGTGGTAGCAACTATTGCATCGAGATCACGAAGAACGGCAAGGGCAAGTGGGAGGGGCAGGTGATCTCGACGTTTGATGCCTATCGCATCAAGGCCGCTGCCGATGCGGCGGCGCGTGCCGGGCAGGTGATCTCGACGGTTGAAGCCGATTCCATCGTGCGGAAATCAGGCTGGGAGCGTCTGCGCGGCGCGCAGAGCCAAAACGGGCAGCCGCTGGTGATGCGCTTGGTGATTGGGGATAGTGTCAGGATGGAAGTCGATGGGCGCGATGAGGTGATGCGTGTTGTGAAAATGAGCGGGAAAGAGATGGTTTTTGCGCCTGTGCGTGAAGCAAACGTGGATAAACGCAATAACATGCCGGACGAGCAGGATCCATTTACTTACACCTACAAACGTGCTGACCAACTGCGCAAAGCCAAGGCCCGCCAAGTCACCATCTCCCCCATAGGCGAACTGCGCGACCCAGGCTTCAAAGGCTGA
- the cas2 gene encoding CRISPR-associated endonuclease Cas2, producing the protein MLSGYRLMWMLVMFDLPVVEKAERQAATQFRNALLDMGFEMSQFSVYMRFCASQTQVDTLCRTVERALPSGGKVHIFQFTDKQYERAITYRGRSRQPTQKAPDQFDLF; encoded by the coding sequence ATGTTGTCCGGGTACCGACTTATGTGGATGCTGGTGATGTTCGATTTGCCGGTGGTAGAAAAAGCCGAGCGCCAAGCGGCCACGCAGTTTCGCAACGCGCTGCTCGACATGGGCTTCGAGATGAGCCAGTTCAGCGTGTACATGCGCTTTTGCGCCAGCCAGACCCAAGTGGACACCCTGTGCCGCACAGTGGAGCGCGCCTTGCCTTCCGGCGGCAAAGTGCATATCTTTCAGTTCACAGACAAGCAATACGAACGCGCCATCACCTACCGCGGACGTAGCAGGCAACCCACGCAAAAAGCGCCGGATCAGTTCGACCTTTTTTAG
- a CDS encoding dihydrodipicolinate synthase family protein — translation MTPQELKSVLQAGLLSFALTDFDSELRFAPKPYTERLEWLQPYGASAPFAAAGTGEFFSLTPQEFGAVVQVAVERCRGRTPIIADADADADAGGGTLAVGYAQEAERLGAQGILLLPHYLTEASQEGLVAHVCERLIRDFFLPYIALRNQGQGYAVAIVKAGATLVGHGAGPVRRPPLSDLKPAEVQALRALLVPLGTQ, via the coding sequence ATGACCCCGCAAGAACTCAAAAGCGTGCTGCAAGCCGGCCTGCTCTCGTTCGCGTTGACCGACTTCGACAGCGAACTGCGTTTTGCCCCCAAGCCCTACACCGAACGCCTGGAATGGCTACAGCCCTACGGGGCCTCGGCGCCGTTTGCAGCCGCTGGCACCGGCGAGTTCTTCTCACTGACGCCGCAGGAATTTGGCGCCGTGGTGCAAGTGGCCGTCGAACGCTGCCGTGGCCGCACCCCCATCATTGCCGATGCCGATGCCGATGCCGATGCCGGCGGCGGCACCTTGGCCGTCGGCTACGCACAGGAAGCCGAGCGCCTGGGCGCGCAGGGCATCTTGCTGCTGCCCCATTACCTGACCGAAGCCAGCCAGGAAGGCTTGGTGGCCCATGTTTGCGAGCGCCTGATACGCGACTTCTTCCTGCCCTACATCGCCCTGCGCAACCAGGGCCAGGGCTATGCGGTGGCCATCGTGAAGGCGGGCGCCACATTGGTCGGCCACGGCGCCGGCCCGGTGCGCCGCCCACCGCTGTCCGACCTCAAGCCCGCCGAAGTCCAGGCACTGCGCGCGCTGCTGGTGCCGCTGGGAACGCAATAG
- a CDS encoding 6-carboxytetrahydropterin synthase has product MQHTISQRFFFDAAHTLRREIEAEGSRRVHGHTYHAEVALTGACDPATGMVLDLGLLRQGLERVRAQLDHHMLDDVPGLGPPTLENLCVFIARALPDELRWRASRVRVWREALGDGCTLDLPASTQAP; this is encoded by the coding sequence ATGCAGCACACGATTTCCCAGCGTTTTTTCTTTGATGCGGCCCACACCTTGCGCCGCGAGATCGAGGCCGAAGGCAGCCGCCGCGTTCACGGCCACACTTACCACGCCGAGGTCGCGCTCACCGGAGCTTGCGACCCGGCCACCGGCATGGTGCTGGACCTGGGACTGCTACGCCAGGGCCTGGAGCGGGTGCGCGCACAGCTCGACCACCACATGCTCGACGATGTGCCCGGCCTGGGCCCACCGACATTGGAGAACCTGTGCGTCTTCATCGCCCGTGCCCTGCCCGACGAGCTACGTTGGCGCGCCAGCCGCGTGCGGGTCTGGCGCGAGGCCTTGGGTGACGGCTGCACGCTGGATTTGCCGGCCTCCACGCAGGCGCCGTGA
- the cas1 gene encoding type II CRISPR-associated endonuclease Cas1 has product MIGRTVEIADDRRHLFVNRGFMVIKDTEGERKELGQVPLDDIAAVIANAHGLTYTNNLLVALAERGAPFVLCGPNHNAVGMLLPLDGHHVQAKRIEAQIAAGLPMHKRLWAAVVKSKLEQQAAALEAVAAPTAPLQALVAKVRSGDPENIEGQGARRYWGLLFGAEFRRDQSGDGLNALLNYGYTIVRSACARAVVAAGLHPSIGLHHSNDANAMRLVDDLMEPFRPIVDLKVWQLHKAGESHVTPDTKRALVRVLYDDMQTAAGVTPVMVCMQRLATSLAQVYLGERAKLDLPLPGLPLALAGSFEPD; this is encoded by the coding sequence ATGATAGGCCGCACCGTGGAAATCGCAGACGACCGGCGGCACCTGTTTGTCAATCGCGGTTTCATGGTGATCAAGGACACCGAGGGCGAGCGCAAGGAACTGGGGCAAGTGCCGCTGGACGACATTGCGGCGGTCATCGCCAATGCGCATGGCCTCACCTACACGAACAATCTGCTGGTGGCCCTGGCCGAACGCGGCGCCCCCTTCGTGCTGTGCGGCCCCAACCACAACGCCGTGGGCATGCTGTTGCCACTCGACGGCCACCATGTGCAGGCCAAGCGCATAGAGGCGCAGATCGCAGCCGGCCTGCCCATGCACAAGCGCCTGTGGGCAGCCGTGGTCAAGTCCAAACTGGAACAACAGGCCGCAGCACTGGAGGCTGTGGCCGCACCCACGGCGCCGCTACAGGCCCTGGTCGCCAAAGTGAGAAGCGGCGACCCGGAGAATATCGAAGGACAAGGTGCGCGCCGCTACTGGGGGCTGCTGTTTGGCGCGGAGTTTCGGCGCGACCAGAGCGGCGACGGCTTGAATGCGCTGCTGAACTACGGCTACACCATCGTGCGCTCTGCCTGCGCCCGCGCGGTGGTGGCTGCCGGCCTGCACCCCAGCATTGGGCTGCACCACAGCAACGACGCCAACGCCATGCGGCTGGTGGACGATTTGATGGAGCCTTTTCGCCCCATCGTGGACCTGAAGGTATGGCAGTTGCACAAGGCGGGCGAATCGCACGTCACGCCAGACACCAAGCGCGCCCTGGTGCGCGTGCTGTATGACGACATGCAGACAGCGGCAGGGGTGACGCCGGTGATGGTGTGCATGCAGCGCCTGGCGACATCGCTGGCGCAGGTGTACCTGGGCGAACGCGCCAAACTGGATTTGCCCTTGCCGGGGCTGCCGCTGGCGCTGGCTGGCAGCTTCGAGCCAGATTGA
- a CDS encoding NAD-dependent epimerase/dehydratase family protein, translating to MSCYPTSIHFKRLLLTGAAGVLGRQLRPRLKAHCCLLRVSDIADLGSAAPGEELHPARLEDADAMSRLLEGVQAVVHLGGVSTEQPWEAILQANIIGAYNLYEAARKQAVPRVVFASSNHVTGFYRRDQVVGLDDPARPDGLYGLSKTFGEDLARLYFDRYGIETVCLRIGSALPEPHDRRTLATWISYDDLERLVVASLTAPMVGHSIIYGVGDNAVGWWDNHLARHIGYQPQDSSERFRSRIESSEPPPDMTDPATIYQGGIFVRSGPLAK from the coding sequence ATGTCCTGTTATCCGACTTCCATTCACTTTAAACGTTTGTTGCTGACCGGCGCCGCCGGGGTGCTCGGGCGTCAGCTGCGCCCGCGCCTGAAAGCCCATTGCTGCCTGCTGCGCGTTTCGGACATTGCCGACCTGGGCAGCGCCGCGCCGGGCGAGGAACTGCACCCGGCCCGTCTGGAAGATGCCGACGCGATGTCGCGCCTGCTCGAAGGGGTTCAGGCCGTGGTGCATCTGGGCGGCGTGTCGACCGAGCAGCCCTGGGAGGCCATCTTGCAGGCGAACATCATCGGTGCATACAACCTGTACGAGGCGGCCCGCAAGCAGGCCGTCCCGCGCGTGGTGTTTGCCAGTTCCAACCATGTGACCGGCTTTTACCGGCGCGACCAGGTGGTGGGCCTGGATGATCCGGCCCGTCCGGATGGGCTGTACGGCCTGTCCAAGACTTTCGGCGAAGACCTCGCGCGGTTGTACTTCGACCGGTACGGCATCGAGACCGTTTGCCTGCGCATCGGCTCGGCGCTGCCCGAGCCGCACGACCGCCGCACGCTGGCCACCTGGATCAGTTACGACGACCTGGAGCGTTTGGTCGTCGCCAGCCTGACTGCGCCGATGGTAGGGCACAGCATCATCTATGGTGTCGGCGACAACGCCGTCGGCTGGTGGGACAACCACCTGGCCCGCCACATCGGCTACCAGCCGCAAGACAGCTCCGAGCGTTTCCGCTCCCGGATCGAGTCCTCCGAGCCGCCGCCCGATATGACCGACCCGGCCACGATCTACCAGGGTGGCATTTTCGTTCGCAGCGGCCCGCTTGCGAAATGA